A single window of Streptomyces cathayae DNA harbors:
- a CDS encoding ABC transporter permease yields MTVLKTSMRNFLAHKGRMALSAVAVLLSVAFVCGTLVFTDTMSTTFDKLFAATASDVTVSAKDASDGGETTSDNGKPPVIPASVLAEVRKVDGVKSAEGALHSTSLTVVDGDKESLSPTSGGPTIVGNWTANDARTMKITSGAAPEGPDQILVDADTADKHGLELGDEIGVISVVGTHTAKVSGIADFTVTNPGAAIFFLDTKTAQQALLGESGVFTNVNATAADGVSHAQLKKNVAAALDGDYKVLTAKESAEAGQKDVEGFMSVLKYAMLGFAGIAFLVGIFLIINTFSMLVAQRTREIGLMRAIGSSRKQVNRSVLIEALLLGVVGSVLGVGAGVGLAVGLMKLMGMAGMELSTDDLTVAWTTPAIGLLLGVVVTVLAAYLPARRAGKISPMAALRDAGAPADARAGRIRGGVGTLLTAAGAFALYLAAAAEKAAEGSMWLGFGVVLSLIGFVLIGPLLAGGVVRVLGVVVLRVFGPVGRMAERNALRNPRRTGATGAALMIGLALVACLSVVGASMVASATDELDKSVGTDFIIQSDSGQLITPQAVQAVQDAPQVERVTEYKWTEADFTTPDGKTLKNTAITAADPTYATDLRVETVEGKLEDAYRPDSMSVHEKFAEDHGIGLGSKIDVAFKDGETAGLTVRAITSSDAVVDAGAMYTSIDTMARYVPADRMPLDMLLFVSAKDGQQDAAYTALKDSLHEYPQYTVRDQTDYKEALKDQIGQLLNMIYGLLALAIVVAILGVVNTLALSVVERTREIGLMRAIGLSRRQLRRMIRLESVVIALFGALLGLGLGMGWGATAQQLLALEGLKVLEIPWPTIIGVFIGSAFVGLFAALVPAFRAGRMNVLNAIATE; encoded by the coding sequence ATGACCGTGTTGAAGACCTCGATGCGCAACTTCCTCGCGCACAAGGGGCGGATGGCGCTGTCGGCCGTCGCGGTGCTGCTGTCGGTGGCCTTCGTCTGCGGGACCCTCGTCTTCACCGACACGATGTCCACGACGTTCGACAAGCTGTTCGCGGCCACGGCGTCGGACGTCACGGTCAGCGCCAAGGACGCCTCCGACGGCGGCGAGACGACCTCCGACAACGGCAAGCCGCCGGTCATCCCGGCCTCCGTGCTCGCCGAGGTGCGGAAGGTGGACGGGGTGAAGTCGGCCGAGGGGGCGCTGCACTCCACCTCGCTGACCGTCGTCGACGGCGACAAGGAGAGCCTCTCGCCCACCAGCGGCGGCCCGACCATCGTCGGCAACTGGACCGCCAACGACGCCCGCACCATGAAGATCACCTCCGGTGCGGCGCCCGAGGGCCCCGACCAGATCCTGGTCGACGCCGACACCGCCGACAAGCACGGCCTGGAACTCGGTGACGAGATCGGCGTGATCAGCGTGGTCGGCACGCACACCGCGAAGGTCTCCGGCATCGCCGACTTCACCGTCACCAACCCCGGTGCCGCGATCTTCTTCCTGGACACGAAGACCGCCCAGCAGGCCCTGCTCGGCGAGAGCGGCGTCTTCACCAACGTCAACGCCACGGCCGCCGACGGCGTCAGCCACGCGCAGCTGAAGAAGAACGTCGCCGCCGCGCTGGACGGCGACTACAAGGTGCTGACCGCGAAGGAGAGCGCGGAGGCGGGCCAGAAGGACGTCGAGGGCTTCATGAGCGTCCTGAAGTACGCGATGCTCGGCTTCGCCGGGATCGCGTTCCTCGTCGGCATCTTCCTGATCATCAACACCTTCTCCATGCTGGTCGCCCAGCGCACCCGGGAGATCGGCCTGATGCGGGCCATCGGCTCCTCCCGCAAGCAGGTCAACCGCTCGGTGCTGATCGAGGCGCTGCTGCTCGGCGTCGTCGGTTCGGTGCTCGGGGTGGGCGCGGGCGTGGGACTCGCCGTCGGGCTGATGAAGCTCATGGGCATGGCGGGCATGGAGCTGTCCACGGACGACCTCACCGTCGCCTGGACGACTCCGGCGATCGGACTGCTCCTCGGTGTCGTCGTGACCGTCCTGGCCGCCTATCTGCCGGCCCGGCGGGCCGGCAAGATCTCCCCGATGGCCGCGCTGCGTGACGCGGGTGCCCCCGCGGACGCCAGGGCCGGCCGGATCCGGGGCGGCGTCGGCACGCTGCTGACCGCGGCCGGCGCGTTCGCCCTGTACCTCGCGGCGGCCGCGGAGAAGGCCGCGGAGGGCTCGATGTGGCTGGGCTTCGGCGTGGTGCTGTCGCTGATCGGCTTCGTTCTCATCGGTCCGCTGCTCGCCGGTGGTGTGGTCCGTGTCCTCGGCGTCGTCGTGCTGCGGGTCTTCGGCCCCGTGGGGCGGATGGCCGAGCGCAACGCGCTGCGCAACCCGCGCCGCACCGGTGCCACGGGCGCCGCGCTGATGATCGGGCTGGCCCTGGTGGCGTGCCTGTCGGTGGTCGGCGCCTCCATGGTGGCCTCGGCCACCGACGAGCTGGACAAGAGCGTCGGCACGGACTTCATCATCCAGTCCGACAGCGGCCAGCTGATCACCCCGCAGGCGGTCCAGGCCGTGCAGGACGCCCCGCAGGTGGAGCGGGTCACCGAGTACAAGTGGACCGAGGCCGACTTCACCACGCCCGACGGCAAGACGCTCAAGAACACGGCGATCACGGCGGCCGACCCGACGTACGCCACCGACCTGCGGGTCGAGACGGTCGAGGGGAAGCTGGAGGACGCCTACCGGCCCGACTCGATGTCCGTCCACGAGAAGTTCGCCGAGGACCACGGCATCGGCCTCGGATCGAAGATCGACGTCGCGTTCAAGGACGGGGAGACCGCCGGCCTGACCGTCCGGGCGATCACCAGCAGCGACGCCGTGGTCGACGCGGGCGCGATGTACACGTCGATCGACACCATGGCCAGGTACGTCCCGGCCGACAGGATGCCGCTGGACATGCTGCTCTTCGTCTCGGCGAAGGACGGCCAGCAGGACGCCGCGTACACGGCGCTGAAGGACTCGCTGCACGAGTACCCGCAGTACACCGTGCGCGACCAGACCGACTACAAGGAAGCGCTCAAGGACCAGATCGGCCAGCTGCTGAACATGATCTACGGTCTGCTGGCCCTGGCGATCGTCGTCGCGATCCTCGGTGTGGTCAACACCCTGGCCCTGTCGGTGGTCGAGCGGACGAGGGAGATCGGCCTGATGCGGGCCATCGGCCTCTCGCGCCGCCAGCTGCGCCGCATGATCCGCCTGGAGTCGGTCGTCATCGCCCTCTTCGGTGCCCTGCTGGGCCTGGGGCTGGGCATGGGCTGGGGCGCCACCGCCCAGCAGCTCCTCGCGCTGGAGGGCCTGAAGGTCCTCGAGATCCCGTGGCCGACGATCATCGGTGTGTTCATCGGCTCGGCGTTCGTGGGTCTGTTCGCGGCCCTGGTCCCGGCGTTCCGGGCGGGCCGGATGAACGTCCTGAACGCGATCGCCACCGAGTGA
- a CDS encoding SUKH-4 family immunity protein has product MVTFAQAQERAEEWINGDVPSYQHREVRVREFDLGFVVWAEDRADGPRSEGGAQRLVIARDSGEASLWPALAVGEVIRRYEEEYGRAEAVPEPAPAARVDLNQTSFLLSPPEWLQEAADRLGIPDRRGETSGGAAGAGGTAGTAGGAAVAAGPGAGSSGAVWPAAGGGDSRAGTAGAGSGASGETAGATPWAGTDTNADAGEDRSVPLPETVFAPPLSQSDEGTPPPAAPEAQTALISGGSRLPPTAVSPALQAPGAQVPPGTQAYPAAPGARDIADAATSKAPPPRRASGPTTPPPPGVPGTPGVWAGTTPPPPAAPPSGPGTPGGPAGGYVPTQMMSSPGSNGLSGLEGPEGPGGAPTPPPGAPTAPPGTPPPPGAPSAPGGTPPGGVRPAATMFADPGRPGAPGAPQPPGPPGAPGGAGGRGSVHHAETVLGGPTVGSPGAPPPPPPPAPPGAPGGVPGAVPPAYGYPPPPVGQPTVGPGYQAVLRYRAQDGSEQQLIRRSAPGTPHPEWQIFHELRAMNVPPGQVLELHTELESCELPGAYCARMIREQWPQARITNIAPYGTDHASRQQGMQQLLAHQGELHQVADGPARPAPVRAPLTPVTPAPPVPPEVIGQELAGAFGPGVFRFEQAAVSRQGVPPVVAHTLVVAGLPLDMGPFFWAQAQPGRPVPTLAELAAERGVQPAADAGSYLVMGSDFGKAICVQYGTANIVAVPVEPGPGGAPVPPQFVNTGLPEFARCLALLGRMWRLRFGLNQEQAGRWTVDFQMQLAALDPAALGSPDSWWSVLLEQMWDGLL; this is encoded by the coding sequence ATGGTGACGTTCGCGCAGGCGCAGGAGCGTGCGGAAGAGTGGATCAACGGGGATGTGCCGTCGTATCAGCACCGTGAGGTGCGGGTGCGGGAGTTCGATCTCGGGTTCGTGGTGTGGGCGGAGGACCGCGCGGACGGGCCGCGTTCGGAGGGCGGCGCGCAGCGGCTGGTGATCGCCCGGGACAGTGGTGAGGCTTCGTTGTGGCCCGCGCTGGCGGTGGGTGAGGTGATCCGCCGGTACGAGGAGGAGTACGGCCGTGCGGAGGCGGTGCCGGAGCCGGCGCCCGCGGCGCGGGTGGATCTGAATCAGACGTCGTTCCTGCTGAGTCCGCCGGAGTGGTTGCAGGAGGCCGCGGACCGGCTGGGGATCCCGGATCGCCGGGGGGAGACGTCGGGCGGTGCGGCGGGGGCGGGCGGTACCGCCGGTACCGCCGGTGGTGCTGCCGTGGCGGCGGGTCCGGGGGCCGGTTCTTCCGGTGCCGTCTGGCCTGCTGCCGGCGGGGGCGACTCCCGGGCGGGGACTGCCGGTGCCGGTTCCGGTGCGTCGGGTGAGACGGCCGGGGCGACGCCGTGGGCCGGTACGGATACGAACGCCGATGCCGGTGAGGACCGTTCCGTGCCGCTGCCGGAGACCGTGTTCGCTCCGCCGCTGAGCCAGTCGGACGAGGGCACGCCGCCGCCGGCTGCGCCGGAGGCGCAGACGGCGCTGATCTCGGGTGGCAGCCGGCTCCCGCCGACGGCGGTGAGCCCGGCGCTCCAGGCCCCGGGTGCGCAGGTTCCGCCGGGTACGCAGGCGTACCCGGCGGCGCCGGGCGCCAGGGACATCGCCGATGCCGCGACCAGCAAGGCGCCGCCGCCGCGTCGTGCCTCCGGGCCGACGACGCCGCCTCCGCCGGGTGTCCCGGGTACGCCGGGCGTGTGGGCGGGGACCACGCCTCCGCCGCCGGCCGCGCCCCCGTCGGGCCCCGGCACGCCGGGTGGTCCGGCGGGCGGGTACGTACCGACGCAGATGATGTCGTCGCCGGGGTCCAACGGGCTCAGCGGCCTCGAGGGTCCGGAGGGACCGGGAGGGGCCCCGACGCCACCGCCCGGCGCTCCGACCGCGCCGCCGGGTACTCCGCCTCCGCCCGGGGCGCCGTCCGCGCCCGGTGGTACGCCGCCCGGTGGGGTGCGTCCCGCCGCGACGATGTTCGCCGACCCCGGCCGTCCGGGTGCCCCCGGTGCGCCGCAGCCGCCCGGTCCGCCGGGTGCTCCGGGGGGCGCGGGTGGGCGTGGTTCCGTGCACCACGCCGAGACCGTGCTGGGCGGTCCTACGGTCGGCAGCCCCGGCGCGCCTCCGCCTCCGCCGCCTCCCGCACCCCCCGGTGCCCCCGGCGGTGTGCCCGGCGCGGTGCCTCCGGCGTACGGCTATCCGCCGCCGCCCGTCGGACAGCCGACGGTCGGCCCCGGCTATCAGGCGGTCCTGCGCTACCGCGCGCAGGACGGTTCCGAGCAGCAGCTGATCCGGCGTTCGGCGCCGGGTACGCCGCACCCGGAGTGGCAGATCTTCCACGAGCTGCGTGCGATGAACGTGCCGCCGGGCCAGGTGCTGGAGCTGCACACGGAGTTGGAGTCGTGTGAGCTGCCGGGTGCGTACTGTGCCCGGATGATCCGGGAGCAGTGGCCGCAGGCGCGGATCACGAACATCGCCCCGTACGGCACGGATCACGCGAGCCGGCAGCAGGGCATGCAGCAACTGCTCGCACATCAGGGTGAGCTGCATCAGGTGGCGGACGGTCCTGCCCGGCCGGCGCCGGTGCGTGCGCCGTTGACGCCGGTCACGCCGGCGCCGCCGGTCCCGCCGGAGGTCATCGGGCAGGAGCTGGCGGGGGCGTTCGGGCCGGGTGTGTTCCGGTTCGAGCAGGCCGCGGTGTCCCGGCAGGGGGTGCCGCCGGTGGTGGCGCACACGCTGGTGGTGGCCGGACTGCCGCTGGACATGGGCCCGTTCTTCTGGGCGCAGGCCCAGCCGGGCCGTCCGGTGCCCACGCTGGCGGAGCTGGCCGCGGAGCGGGGCGTGCAGCCGGCCGCGGACGCGGGGTCGTACCTGGTGATGGGCAGCGACTTCGGCAAGGCGATCTGTGTGCAGTACGGCACGGCGAACATCGTCGCGGTGCCGGTGGAGCCGGGGCCGGGCGGTGCGCCCGTACCGCCGCAGTTCGTGAACACGGGTCTGCCGGAGTTCGCGCGCTGCCTGGCGTTGCTGGGGCGGATGTGGCGGCTGCGGTTCGGCCTGAACCAGGAGCAGGCGGGCCGCTGGACCGTCGACTTCCAGATGCAGCTGGCGGCGCTGGACCCGGCGGCCCTCGGTTCGCCGGACAGCTGGTGGTCGGTCCTGCTGGAGCAGATGTGGGACGGCCTGCTGTGA
- a CDS encoding antitoxin — translation MGIFDKFKSNKSAQEKARKASDAAEKKLNERTGGKYEDQIDAGQRQAEERLGMKRDRPDQP, via the coding sequence ATGGGCATCTTCGACAAGTTCAAGAGCAACAAGTCGGCACAGGAGAAGGCCAGGAAAGCCTCCGACGCCGCCGAGAAGAAGCTCAACGAGCGGACCGGCGGAAAGTACGAGGACCAGATCGACGCCGGGCAGCGGCAGGCAGAGGAGCGGCTCGGCATGAAGCGCGACCGCCCCGATCAGCCATAG
- the mfd gene encoding transcription-repair coupling factor, translating to MSLHGLLDAVVKDTALAEAIAAAADGNRMHVDLVGPPAARPFAVAALARDTGRTVLAVTATGREAEDLAAALRSLLPPEGVVEYPSWETLPHERLSPRSDTVGRRLAVLRRLAHPRPDDLETGPVSVVVAPVRSVLQPQVKGLGELEPVALRTGQTADLNETVEALAAAAYARVELVEKRGEFAVRGGILDVFPPTEEHPLRVEFWGDDVEEIRYFKVADQRSLEIADHGLWAPPCRELLLTDEVRERARVLAEQHPELGELLGRIAEGIAVEGMESLAPVLVDDMELLLDVLPEGAMAVVCDPERVRTRAADLVATSQEFLQASWAATAGGGEAPIDVGAASLWSIADVRDRARELDMMWWSVSPFAADEELDNDTLKLGMHAPETYRGDTARALADTKGWLADGWRTVFVTEGHGPASRTVEVLGGEGIAARLEADLGAIAPSVVHVACGGIDHGFVDPALRLAVLTETDLTGQKASGREGARMPVRRRKTIDPLTLEPGDHIVHEQHGVGRYVEMVQRTVQGATREYLVVEYAPAKRGQPGDRLYIPTDQLEQITKYVGGEAPTLHRLGGADWTKTKARAKKAVKEIAADLIKLYSARMAAPGHAFGGDTPWQRELEDAFPYAETPDQLTTIAEVKEDMEKSVPMDRLICGDVGYGKTEIAVRAAFKAVQDGKQVAVLVPTTLLVQQHFGTFGDRYAQFPVNVRALSRFQTDTEAKAVLEGLKDGSVDVVIGTHRLFSSETRFKDLGLVIVDEEQRFGVEHKEQLKKLRANVDVLTMSATPIPRTLEMAVTGIREMSTITTPPEERHPVLTFVGPYEEKQIGAAVRRELLREGQVFYIHNRVESIDRAAARLRDIVPEARIATAHGQMSESALEQVVVDFWEKKYDVLVSTTIVESGIDISNANTLIVERGDNFGLSQLHQLRGRVGRSRERGYAYFLYPPEKPLTETAHERLATIAQHTEMGAGMYVAMKDLEIRGAGNLLGGEQSGHIAGVGFDLYIRMVGEAVADYRRQLESGEIEEEPPLEVKIELPVDAHVPHDYAPGERLRLQAYRAIASANSEEDVKAVREELVDRYGKLPEPVENLLLVAGLRMLARACGVGEIVLQGNTIRFAPVELRESQELRLKRLYPGTVLKPAAHQALVPRPKTAKVGGKPLVGRELLAWVGEFLTSVLGS from the coding sequence ATGAGCCTGCACGGTCTGCTGGACGCCGTCGTCAAGGACACCGCCCTCGCGGAAGCGATCGCGGCGGCCGCCGACGGCAACCGGATGCACGTCGACCTGGTCGGCCCCCCGGCCGCCCGCCCCTTCGCGGTCGCGGCCCTGGCCCGGGACACCGGCCGTACCGTGCTGGCCGTGACGGCGACCGGCCGTGAGGCGGAGGACCTGGCGGCGGCCCTGCGCTCCCTCCTCCCGCCGGAGGGGGTCGTGGAGTACCCGTCCTGGGAGACGCTGCCGCACGAGCGGCTCAGCCCCCGCAGCGACACCGTCGGACGCCGCCTGGCGGTCCTGCGCCGGCTGGCCCACCCCCGGCCGGACGACCTCGAGACCGGCCCCGTCTCGGTCGTCGTCGCGCCCGTGCGTTCCGTGCTCCAGCCGCAGGTCAAAGGGCTGGGCGAACTGGAGCCCGTCGCGCTGCGGACGGGACAGACCGCCGATCTGAACGAGACCGTCGAGGCGCTCGCCGCCGCCGCGTACGCGCGGGTGGAACTGGTCGAGAAGCGCGGCGAGTTCGCGGTGCGCGGCGGCATCCTCGACGTGTTCCCGCCCACCGAGGAACACCCCCTGCGCGTCGAGTTCTGGGGCGACGACGTCGAGGAGATCCGCTACTTCAAGGTCGCCGACCAGCGCTCCCTGGAGATCGCCGACCACGGCCTGTGGGCCCCGCCCTGCCGGGAGCTGCTGCTCACCGACGAGGTGCGGGAGCGCGCGCGGGTCCTCGCCGAACAGCACCCCGAGCTGGGCGAGCTGCTCGGCCGGATCGCCGAGGGGATCGCGGTCGAGGGCATGGAGTCCCTGGCCCCCGTCCTCGTCGACGACATGGAGCTGCTGCTGGACGTGCTGCCCGAGGGCGCCATGGCCGTCGTCTGCGACCCGGAGCGGGTGCGCACGCGGGCCGCCGACCTGGTGGCGACCTCGCAGGAGTTCCTGCAGGCCTCCTGGGCGGCCACCGCCGGCGGCGGGGAGGCGCCCATCGACGTCGGCGCGGCCTCCCTGTGGTCCATCGCGGACGTCCGCGACCGGGCGCGCGAGCTGGACATGATGTGGTGGTCGGTGTCGCCGTTCGCCGCCGACGAGGAACTGGACAACGACACCCTCAAGCTCGGCATGCACGCCCCCGAGACCTACCGCGGGGACACCGCGCGGGCGCTCGCCGACACCAAGGGCTGGCTCGCCGACGGCTGGCGCACGGTGTTCGTCACCGAGGGCCACGGCCCGGCCTCCCGCACGGTGGAGGTGCTGGGCGGCGAGGGCATCGCGGCCCGGCTGGAGGCGGACCTCGGCGCGATCGCCCCGTCCGTGGTGCACGTCGCCTGCGGCGGCATCGACCACGGCTTCGTCGACCCGGCGCTCAGGCTCGCCGTGCTCACCGAGACCGACCTGACCGGCCAGAAGGCGTCCGGCCGCGAGGGCGCCCGGATGCCGGTCCGGCGCCGCAAGACCATCGACCCGCTCACCCTGGAGCCGGGCGACCACATCGTCCACGAGCAGCACGGCGTGGGCCGCTACGTCGAGATGGTGCAGCGCACCGTGCAGGGCGCGACCCGCGAGTACCTGGTGGTGGAGTACGCCCCCGCCAAGCGCGGCCAGCCCGGTGACCGGCTCTACATCCCCACCGACCAGCTGGAGCAGATCACCAAGTACGTCGGCGGCGAGGCACCCACCTTGCACCGGCTCGGCGGCGCCGACTGGACCAAGACGAAGGCGCGGGCGAAGAAGGCCGTCAAGGAGATCGCCGCCGACCTGATCAAGCTGTACAGCGCGCGCATGGCGGCCCCCGGGCACGCCTTCGGCGGGGACACGCCCTGGCAGCGCGAGCTGGAGGACGCCTTCCCGTACGCGGAGACGCCCGACCAGCTGACCACGATCGCCGAGGTCAAGGAGGACATGGAGAAGTCGGTCCCGATGGACCGGCTGATCTGCGGCGACGTCGGCTACGGCAAGACGGAGATCGCGGTGCGCGCCGCGTTCAAGGCGGTCCAGGACGGCAAGCAGGTCGCCGTGCTCGTCCCCACCACGCTGCTGGTGCAGCAGCACTTCGGGACGTTCGGCGACCGGTACGCGCAGTTCCCGGTGAACGTGCGGGCGCTGTCCCGGTTCCAGACCGACACCGAGGCGAAGGCCGTCCTGGAGGGCCTGAAGGACGGCTCGGTCGACGTCGTCATCGGCACCCACCGGCTGTTCTCCTCCGAGACCAGGTTCAAGGACCTGGGCCTGGTCATCGTCGACGAGGAGCAGCGCTTCGGCGTCGAGCACAAGGAGCAGCTGAAGAAGCTGCGGGCCAACGTCGACGTGCTGACCATGTCGGCCACCCCCATCCCGCGCACCCTGGAGATGGCGGTCACCGGCATCCGTGAGATGTCGACGATCACCACGCCGCCGGAGGAGCGCCACCCGGTGCTCACCTTCGTCGGCCCCTACGAGGAGAAGCAGATCGGTGCGGCCGTCCGCCGTGAACTGCTGCGCGAGGGGCAGGTCTTCTACATCCACAACCGGGTGGAGTCGATCGACCGCGCGGCGGCCCGGCTGCGGGACATCGTGCCCGAGGCGCGGATCGCGACCGCGCACGGGCAGATGTCGGAGTCGGCGCTGGAGCAGGTCGTCGTCGACTTCTGGGAGAAGAAGTACGACGTACTGGTGTCGACGACGATCGTCGAGTCCGGCATCGACATCTCCAACGCCAACACCCTGATCGTGGAGCGCGGCGACAACTTCGGCCTCAGCCAGCTGCACCAGCTGCGCGGCCGGGTCGGCCGGAGCCGGGAGCGCGGATACGCGTACTTCCTGTACCCGCCGGAGAAGCCGCTGACGGAGACCGCGCACGAGCGGCTCGCGACGATCGCCCAGCACACCGAGATGGGCGCGGGCATGTACGTGGCGATGAAGGACCTGGAGATCCGCGGCGCCGGAAACCTGCTCGGCGGCGAGCAGTCCGGCCACATCGCGGGCGTCGGCTTCGACCTGTACATCCGGATGGTCGGCGAGGCCGTCGCGGACTACCGGCGCCAGCTGGAGAGCGGGGAGATCGAGGAGGAGCCGCCGCTCGAGGTCAAGATCGAGCTGCCCGTCGACGCGCACGTCCCGCACGACTACGCGCCCGGCGAGCGGCTGCGCCTGCAGGCGTACCGGGCGATCGCCTCCGCGAACTCGGAGGAGGACGTCAAGGCGGTGCGCGAGGAACTCGTCGACCGCTACGGCAAGTTGCCGGAGCCGGTGGAGAACCTGCTGCTGGTGGCGGGCCTGCGCATGCTGGCGCGCGCGTGCGGCGTCGGGGAGATCGTCCTGCAGGGCAACACCATCCGGTTCGCCCCGGTGGAGTTGCGCGAGTCCCAGGAGCTGCGCCTCAAGCGGCTCTACCCCGGCACGGTCCTCAAGCCGGCCGCCCACCAGGCGCTGGTGCCCCGGCCGAAGACGGCGAAGGTGGGCGGAAAGCCGCTGGTCGGCCGGGAGTTGCTGGCGTGGGTCGGGGAGTTCCTGACCTCGGTCCTGGGGTCGTGA
- a CDS encoding ABC transporter ATP-binding protein has protein sequence MTSAVTIPGHGGDSEGAARSASMRGGGRATGGSTAVAARARQVVKAYGAGETRVVALDHVDVDIARGQFTAIMGPSGSGKSTLMHCLAGLDTVTSGQIHLDETEITGLKDKKLTRLRRDRIGFIFQAFNLLPTLNALENITLPMDIAGRRPDQEWLDRVVETVGLAGRLKHRPTQLSGGQQQRVAVARALAARPEIIFGDEPTGNLDSRAGAEVLGFLRRSVDDLGQTIVMVTHDPVAASYADRVLYLADGRIVDEMHQPTAEQVLDRMKDFDARGRTS, from the coding sequence GTGACATCGGCTGTGACCATTCCCGGGCACGGGGGCGATTCGGAAGGTGCGGCGCGAAGCGCCTCGATGAGGGGTGGTGGCCGGGCGACGGGAGGGAGTACGGCCGTTGCCGCGCGGGCGCGGCAGGTCGTGAAGGCGTACGGGGCCGGTGAGACCCGCGTCGTCGCGCTCGACCACGTCGACGTGGACATCGCCCGCGGCCAGTTCACCGCGATCATGGGCCCCTCGGGGTCCGGCAAGTCCACACTGATGCACTGCCTGGCCGGGCTCGACACCGTGACCAGCGGGCAGATCCATCTGGACGAGACCGAGATCACCGGCCTGAAGGACAAGAAGCTCACGCGGCTGCGCCGGGACCGGATCGGGTTCATCTTCCAGGCGTTCAACCTGCTGCCGACGCTGAACGCGCTCGAGAACATCACGCTGCCCATGGACATCGCCGGCCGCAGGCCCGACCAGGAGTGGCTGGACCGGGTGGTGGAGACCGTGGGGCTCGCCGGGCGGCTGAAGCACCGGCCCACCCAGCTGTCCGGGGGTCAGCAGCAGCGCGTCGCCGTGGCGCGGGCGCTGGCGGCCCGGCCGGAGATCATCTTCGGTGACGAGCCGACCGGAAACCTCGACTCGCGGGCCGGTGCCGAGGTCCTCGGCTTCCTGCGCCGCTCGGTCGACGACCTGGGCCAGACCATCGTGATGGTCACCCACGACCCGGTCGCCGCCTCCTACGCGGACCGGGTGCTGTACCTCGCCGACGGCCGCATCGTCGACGAGATGCACCAGCCGACGGCCGAACAGGTCCTGGACCGGATGAAGGACTTCGACGCCCGGGGGCGCACGTCATGA
- a CDS encoding SMI1/KNR4 family protein — protein MTTGRLGLGAPPGRQAGGKTVPPNAAYAGQVVHFPDPVRAARHPRGVRVDERGYPDFSPYARAAAEIAEPPEGFGVDELRLTDYVSANATLAATGHELWDTVPAVATPHGWTWHHAVASRRLELVPVEVKALLRHHGGVVTSGVDQDKRGTRPLQETRPAHFGLPKSGLAVTEAQVLEVEEDLGYRLPGAYRSFLKVAGGCAPVGTALDAELGLLVDQPFFTVRDEAAVNDLVYVNKCLRDHLTKDYLGVAFVQGGLLAVKVKGDRVGSVWFCAYDDARDVDPSWTPAERVERLLLPCGDDFDAFLARLAGSPPELETVANLMVDGGFAQVVPVSSAGE, from the coding sequence CTATGCCGGGCAGGTCGTGCACTTCCCGGATCCGGTGCGGGCGGCCCGTCACCCGAGAGGGGTACGGGTGGACGAGCGTGGTTACCCTGATTTCTCTCCGTACGCGCGTGCGGCCGCGGAGATCGCGGAGCCGCCGGAGGGTTTCGGTGTCGACGAATTGCGGCTGACGGACTACGTGTCGGCGAACGCGACGCTGGCGGCGACCGGTCATGAGCTGTGGGACACGGTGCCGGCGGTGGCGACGCCGCACGGCTGGACGTGGCACCACGCGGTGGCCTCGCGGCGGCTGGAGCTGGTGCCGGTCGAGGTGAAGGCGTTGCTGCGGCACCACGGTGGTGTGGTGACGTCGGGTGTGGACCAGGACAAGCGGGGGACGCGGCCGTTGCAGGAGACGCGGCCGGCGCACTTCGGGCTGCCGAAGTCGGGGCTCGCGGTGACCGAGGCGCAGGTGCTGGAGGTCGAGGAGGACCTCGGGTACCGGCTGCCGGGCGCGTACCGGTCGTTCCTGAAGGTGGCGGGTGGTTGTGCCCCGGTGGGGACGGCGCTGGACGCGGAGCTGGGGCTGCTGGTCGACCAGCCGTTCTTCACGGTGCGGGACGAGGCCGCGGTCAACGACCTGGTGTACGTCAACAAGTGCCTGCGTGATCACCTCACCAAGGACTACCTGGGGGTCGCTTTCGTCCAGGGCGGTCTGCTGGCGGTGAAGGTGAAGGGCGACCGGGTGGGTTCGGTGTGGTTCTGCGCGTACGACGACGCGCGGGACGTGGATCCGTCGTGGACGCCGGCGGAGCGGGTGGAGCGGCTGCTGCTGCCGTGCGGGGACGACTTCGACGCGTTTCTGGCACGGTTGGCGGGGTCGCCGCCCGAGTTGGAGACGGTGGCGAATCTGATGGTGGACGGCGGCTTCGCGCAGGTCGTTCCGGTTTCCTCCGCGGGGGAGTGA
- a CDS encoding GNAT family N-acetyltransferase, translating to MPTLERLRVEHAPALLAFEHDNRAYFARSIPDRGDAYFTPSGFAARHASLLAEQEAGTCHFHVLLEEDGRVVGRVNLIDVVDGSAELGYRVGERAAGRGVATAAVTQVCRLAARPYGLTTLTAVTTSDNPASMTVLTRNGFTRVRDITVDGRPGVSYVRRDLGGRDTP from the coding sequence ATGCCGACCCTGGAACGCCTCCGCGTGGAGCACGCGCCCGCACTGCTGGCCTTCGAGCACGACAACCGCGCCTACTTCGCCCGCTCGATACCGGACCGGGGGGACGCGTACTTCACCCCGTCCGGCTTCGCCGCCCGCCACGCCTCGCTCCTGGCCGAACAGGAGGCGGGCACCTGCCACTTCCACGTCCTCCTGGAGGAGGACGGGAGGGTCGTCGGCCGGGTGAACCTGATCGACGTCGTGGACGGCTCGGCCGAACTCGGCTACCGCGTGGGGGAGCGCGCGGCGGGCCGCGGCGTGGCGACGGCGGCGGTGACCCAGGTCTGCCGTCTGGCAGCGCGGCCGTACGGCCTCACGACACTGACCGCGGTCACCACGTCGGACAATCCCGCGTCGATGACCGTCCTCACCCGCAACGGCTTCACCCGCGTGCGGGACATCACGGTCGACGGCCGCCCCGGGGTGAGCTACGTCCGCCGGGACCTCGGAGGCCGGGACACACCCTGA